In the genome of Lacerta agilis isolate rLacAgi1 chromosome 2, rLacAgi1.pri, whole genome shotgun sequence, one region contains:
- the LOC117042132 gene encoding zinc finger protein RFP-like has product MTTQSLVRQFCDETTCPICLEYFKDPVILDCGHNFCKACLIRCWKETQRPVTCPQCRQVIQRNSFRPNRQLANVVEIAKKFTHQVGRTGCERHEEPLHFFCRACAAPICIVCKRSNEHSEHEVTNLDQASRWLKQKIQTQMQFLVQERRVIVEWKLAEEERIQAYPAEIEEEKNKITGAFEQMHNFLEELQRFWLTELEDLEKEMRKKKERNIVRLSEDIAGLSNLITDMETKCQLPAIEFLKSIGTTVIRFQELKRRRTLLGITPGMEERLISYTQKNSVLKDTMEKCKGLLMQAPNKVSVTLDPGTAHPFLVITEDLKCLRRRRGRQDTLDNPGRFDNMLYVLGHAKFATGRYWWEVVVEEEEEEERERATWAVGVARESVRRKGFVSMLPSEGIWAIGKAKDESASSDPFWASTLPERTPLSLSYEPRKIRVSLDYDEGRVEFYDAHTNDLIFNFQQASFSGEKVQPFFHVWWGVGLKC; this is encoded by the exons ATGACAACCCAGAGCCTCGTCCGGCAGTTCTGCGACGAAACCACCTGCCCCATTTGCCTGGAATATTTCAAAGACCCGGTGATTCTGGACTGCGGGCACAATTTTTGCAAAGCCTGCCTCATCAGGTGCTGGAAAGAAACCCAAAGACCGGTAACCTGTCCCCAATGCAGGCAAGTGATACAGAGAAACAGCTTCAGGCCGAACCGGCAGCTGGCAAACGTGGTCGAAATAGCCAAGAAGTTCACCCACCAGGTGGGGAGAACCGGTTGCGAGAGACATGAGGAACCCCTGCACTTTTTCTGCAGGGCTTGCGCAGCCCCCATCTGCATCGTCTGCAAGAGGTCGAATGAGCACAGCGAACACGAAGTGACTAATCTGGACCAGGCTTCACGGTGGTTGAAG CAAAAAATCCAGACCCAGATGCAGTTTCTGGTGCAAGAGAGACGAGTGATTGTGGAATGGAAACTGGCTGAAGAAGAGAGGATCCAGGCATATCCG GCGGAGATAGAGGAGGAGAAGAACAAGATCACGGGCGCTTTTGAGCAAATGCACAACTTCCTGGAGGAGCTCCAGCGCTTTTGGCTGACCGAGCTGGAGGATCTGGAGAAAGAGatgaggaagaaaaaggaaagaaatatcgTCCGGCTCTCGGAGGATATTGCCGGTCTCAGCAACCTCATCACAGACATGGAGACGAAGTGCCAACTGCCCGCTATTGAGTTCCTGAAG AGTATCGGGACTACAGTGATCAG GTTTCAGGAGTTGAAAAGAAGGCGGACACTGCTGGGAATCACTCCAGGCATGGAAGAGAGACTCATAAGTTACACTCAGAAAAATTCAGTTCTGAAGGATACCATGGAGAAATGCAAAG GGCTACTGATGCAGGCACCGAACAAAG tGAGTGTCACTCTGGATCCAGGAACAGCACACCCCTTTCTTGTTATAACCGAAGACCTGAAGTGtctgagaaggagaaggggaaggcaggACACGCTGGACAACCCTGGGAGATTCGACAACATGCTCTACGTGCTGGGCCATGCAAAATTCGCCACCGGAAGATATtggtgggaggtggtggtggaggaggaggaggaggaggaaagggaacgGGCCACCTGGGCCGTAGGGGTTGCAAGAGAGTCTGTCAGGCGCAAAGGCTTTGTCAGCATGCTTCCTTCTGAGGGGATCTGGGCCATTGGGAAGGCAAAGGATGAGTCAGCCTCATCTGATCCCTTCTGGGCTTCAACCCTCCCTGAGCGGACCCCTTTGAGCTTGAGCTATGAGCCCAGGAAGATCCGGGTGTCCCTAGACTATGATGAGGGCCGTGTGGAATTCTATGATGCCCACACCAATGACTTGATCTTCAATTTCCAACAAGCCTCATTCTCTGGGGAGAAGGTCCAGCCCTTTTTCCATGTTTGGTGGGGAGTTGGTCTGAAGTGTTGA